Part of the Cydia fagiglandana chromosome 2, ilCydFagi1.1, whole genome shotgun sequence genome, AAATGGCCTCTCCGCACGGCCTCGTCAGGCTGCACGGACAAGAAACGCGGCTGCCCCACATCCGGCTCAACCACTGGAGTCCAGAAGCTGATGGGATCGTAGCCAAAGCCGAATCGCTGATTGAgaataaattgaaaatataagtattaattaaaaaccctaagattaaaaaaaaatgctgaaacaaaaaaaaaatacgtatatTTAGATTGAGTTTAACTCGAAATTTCCGTTATACCTTAGACGTGTTATAACTACATATTAATCgcaataaataagtaagtaagtataatgaATATTTACCGGCTATTCTCTGATGCCAATAACCCACTTTATTGTTATGTTATGGTATCGAGTTTTGTTAATTTTTTCTCGTTTTTCCACCTCAAATTAGATTGTTAATATTTACCCCGCAGCGAGGACTTTCAACTTTTTATTTCTGATCATACTCACATCCCAGAAAGCCTCAAGTGAATTGCCGAGCTCCTGCCAAGTTTTGGTTTTCAGGCAATCGACGATGGCGCGCGACGTGTTGGTGGGACAGTTCAGGATAGACGCCTGCTTTTGCGCCAGGTCTAGCTGGTGCGACGGCAGGGGTTCCTTGCCCATGGGGGACCAGGACATCGCAATTCCTCGATGAAAGAGGTCTGTAATACAATCGTAAATATTTATTCCGATCGACTAGAGAAAATACGTACTTACCAGAAACTGAAACCAATTCCTAGGGAATTAGAGAATTGTGGCTCCGTTTATGCCAATATTGAGTCATATTGTTGTGCCTTTGAGTTTTTAGCCAGTACACAGAAAAGAAACTGACCTTTAGACATGGGTGAAATCATGTGCAAAACCACGCTGGATGAGCCAGCGCTGCACCCCGTGATGGTAACTTTGCCCGGGTCGCCGCCAAACGCCGCCACGTTGCGTTGCACCCAGCGCAGCGCTGACACCTGGTCTTTAAAGCCGTTGTTGCCAGGAGCTACGGAATCACCAGTGCTCAAAAAACCTGGGAATAGAAATGTGAGCTATGAACCATTGGAAGCAGAAAATCTAGCAAGAAACTTAAAGGATGTCTAAATATAAAGGCTAAAAGGAGACACTGTGTGTAGGTACTTAGGATACGCATTAGAATTTAAGGTATGACAGAAAAATAAGTACGTCAATATTTACCAAGTGAGGCCAGTCTGTAGTTGATCACAACAAGAACTAGATCTCTGTCCAGTAGATAGTGGGGGCCGAAAAGGTCAGAGCGACCCGAAAACGAGTAGTAACCGCCAGGGTGAATGAATATAACCACCGGCAGCTTACGCGAGCTAGACAGATAAAAACCTTATTAGTTTTGCCagatattttgtatttgtagatATTcataaggatatatgttaaatATACCTAACGTGTGCCATATGGCACACAAATTCTCTATTTACTGAATAGTTACCTGTTATTATCGGGAGTATAGAGATTGATGCGGAGACAGTCTTCGTCGACATAATAATACTCGCCGGGGTCAACGGGCTCCGGGCAGCCCGGGCCCTCCTTGCTCGCGTCCACTTCAGATGTGTACTTCTCCATGTCCACTGGAGGCTAAAAATATATCCTGATAATCTATTACATTACGCAAGCAGTGGCGCATCGTCCACCACCACCACGGGACGATGCGCCACTGCTTGCGTAATGTAATAGATTTTGAACTCTTTAGGCAGTTTTTAAATACagacatattttattttgaaaggtGATCACATATCGTAATAGCAGAGCTATTTATTCTTTCTACGCTGTGTCAAAAAACTTATTAACTTGAAAGCCTTGAGCGAAATGCAATTCATCTTGTCTCAGTATTAGAAAGCTATGTAGAGCAGTACAAACTTGGAATCGTAGCTCTCCTACGGGTGGTTGCGCGTAACGGATGCCGCGGTAGGCCTGGAAGCGGCGCCCGAGCCGCGAGTCCATCCACGAGCCGCGGATCACACCCGCCGGCGTTACGGTAACGGGGCCGGAGGCCGACGGA contains:
- the LOC134676989 gene encoding carboxylic ester hydrolase-like isoform X1, whose translation is MIKLLLLLSAVAVAAQQHHSHEDTGHGTTKSATHETCPKPAHAVPSASGPVTVTPAGVIRGSWMDSRLGRRFQAYRGIRYAQPPVGELRFQPPVDMEKYTSEVDASKEGPGCPEPVDPGEYYYVDEDCLRINLYTPDNNSSRKLPVVIFIHPGGYYSFSGRSDLFGPHYLLDRDLVLVVINYRLASLGFLSTGDSVAPGNNGFKDQVSALRWVQRNVAAFGGDPGKVTITGCSAGSSSVVLHMISPMSKDLFHRGIAMSWSPMGKEPLPSHQLDLAQKQASILNCPTNTSRAIVDCLKTKTWQELGNSLEAFWDRFGFGYDPISFWTPVVEPDVGQPRFLSVQPDEAVRRGHFNAVPLLVSQTEDEFFWKAFYVTRNKTLRERMNAEWEKVAPLSFNLPEKNSAAASRRLKEVYLGGKPVEDTPESNKALGKLYGDSWIGLNAHRLANLMCRHSPQPVWYSVFSYIGNNSFYEDPVTGKPAGAAHHDDLIYVFSMSYFRTPIKARSPPPPAPQDHLMVERMTAIWYTFAKHGNPNPRKGELSELSSLHWPAMKPEDRKYLKVDRQFSVHQKLHEEQLQVWDELYPMQF
- the LOC134676989 gene encoding carboxylic ester hydrolase-like isoform X3; the protein is MIKLLLLLSAVAVAAQQHHSHEDTGHGTTKSATHETCPKPAHAVPSASGPVTVTPAGVIRGSWMDSRLGRRFQAYRGIRYAQPPVGELRFQPPVDMEKYTSEVDASKEGPGCPEPVDPGEYYYVDEDCLRINLYTPDNNSSRKLPVVIFIHPGGYYSFSGRSDLFGPHYLLDRDLVLVVINYRLASLGFLSTGDSVAPGNNGFKDQVSALRWVQRNVAAFGGDPGKVTITGCSAGSSSVVLHMISPMSKDLFHRGIAMSWSPMGKEPLPSHQLDLAQKQASILNCPTNTSRAIVDCLKTKTWQELGNSLEAFWDRFGFGYDPISFWTPVVEPDVGQPRFLSVQPDEAVRRGHFNAVPLLVSQTEDEFFWKAFYVTRNKTLRERMNAEWEKVAPLSFNLPEKNSAAASRRLKEVYLGGKPVEDTPESNKALGKLYGDSWIGLNAHRLANLMCRHSPQPVWYSVFSYIGNNSFYEDPVTGKPAGAAHHDDLIYVFSMSYFRTPIKARSPPPPAPQDHLMVERMTAIWYTFAKHGDPNPRKGELPELSSLHWPAMKPEDRKYLKVDRQFSVHEKLHEDQLQVWDELYPMQF
- the LOC134676989 gene encoding carboxylic ester hydrolase-like isoform X2 is translated as MIKLLLLLSAVAVAAQQHHSHEDTGHGTTKSATHETCPKPAHAVPSASGPVTVTPAGVIRGSWMDSRLGRRFQAYRGIRYAQPPVGELRFQPPVDMEKYTSEVDASKEGPGCPEPVDPGEYYYVDEDCLRINLYTPDNNSSRKLPVVIFIHPGGYYSFSGRSDLFGPHYLLDRDLVLVVINYRLASLGFLSTGDSVAPGNNGFKDQVSALRWVQRNVAAFGGDPGKVTITGCSAGSSSVVLHMISPMSKDLFHRGIAMSWSPMGKEPLPSHQLDLAQKQASILNCPTNTSRAIVDCLKTKTWQELGNSLEAFWDRFGFGYDPISFWTPVVEPDVGQPRFLSVQPDEAVRRGHFNAVPLLVSQTEDEFFWKAFYVTRNKTLRERMNAEWEKVAPLSFNLPEKNSAAASRRLKEVYLGGKPVEDTPESNKALGKLYGDSWIGLNAHRLANLMCRHSPQPVWYSVFSYIGNNSFYEDPVTGKPAGAAHHDDLIYLFSMRYFRTPIKARSPPPPAPQDHIIVDRMTAIWYTFAKHGDPNPRKGELPELSSLHWPAMKPEDRKYLKVDRQFSVHEKLHEDQLQVWDELYPMQF